The proteins below come from a single Azospirillum sp. B510 genomic window:
- a CDS encoding IS1380-like element ISAzs3 family transposase, whose protein sequence is MVDHTLPLPGLSPVAGKPVIGRFDGGRLSSDGGLLVLREVAKRLRIADRLAACIEDPRDPTRTVHSLADIIGFRLLAIAAGYEDGNDAGSLRSDPLFKMALERLPSERDLCSQATISRLENLPDTRALLRMGRAMVDLYCASFRQVPKRIVLDVDDTFDTVHGGQQLRLFNAHYDEYGFQPIVVFDGNGRFVTAVLRPAKRPKGTEIRTFLRRLLRAIRANWPKTEILLRADGHYACPEVLDWCEAEGLDYVLGLPTSSTLRRHVTTLEASTAARFQAMPGADKVRRFKEFYDGASTWSRVRRIVARVEAGDQGTDSRFIVTNLRHGTGRWLYAGLYCARGQAENHIKAWKSHLAADRTSCTKATANQFRLFLHAGAYWLLWSLRSLMPKRSRWRTVQFDTLRLRLVKTAARIVEMKTQIKVHLPTSAPDQAIIHLALGRMPRLIC, encoded by the coding sequence ATGGTTGATCATACCCTGCCGCTGCCCGGCCTGTCACCCGTTGCTGGAAAGCCGGTGATCGGGCGCTTTGATGGCGGCCGCCTGTCCTCCGATGGCGGGCTGCTGGTGCTGCGGGAGGTGGCGAAGCGGCTGCGGATTGCCGATCGGCTGGCCGCCTGTATTGAGGACCCGCGCGATCCAACGCGCACCGTGCATTCGCTGGCCGACATCATCGGCTTTCGCCTGCTGGCCATCGCGGCGGGCTACGAGGACGGCAACGACGCCGGCAGCCTACGCTCCGACCCGCTGTTCAAGATGGCCCTGGAACGCCTGCCGTCCGAGCGTGACCTTTGCTCGCAAGCCACCATCTCGCGCCTGGAGAACCTGCCGGATACCCGCGCACTGCTGCGCATGGGCCGAGCCATGGTCGATCTCTACTGCGCGTCCTTTCGCCAGGTGCCCAAGCGCATCGTGCTGGATGTAGACGACACCTTCGACACGGTGCATGGCGGTCAGCAGTTGCGCCTGTTCAACGCCCATTATGACGAGTACGGCTTCCAGCCCATCGTTGTCTTCGACGGCAACGGCCGCTTTGTCACCGCTGTGCTGCGCCCAGCCAAGCGGCCCAAGGGGACGGAGATCCGGACCTTCCTGCGTCGCCTGCTCCGCGCCATTCGGGCAAACTGGCCCAAGACCGAGATCCTGCTGCGCGCCGACGGCCATTACGCCTGCCCGGAGGTGCTGGACTGGTGCGAGGCGGAGGGGCTCGACTACGTGCTCGGTCTGCCGACCAGCAGCACACTGCGCCGTCACGTCACCACGCTGGAGGCCAGCACCGCGGCGCGCTTCCAGGCCATGCCCGGAGCCGACAAGGTGCGCCGCTTCAAGGAATTCTATGACGGGGCCAGCACCTGGAGCCGGGTCCGCCGCATCGTCGCGCGCGTCGAGGCAGGAGACCAGGGCACCGACAGCCGCTTCATCGTCACCAACCTACGCCACGGCACGGGTCGCTGGCTGTATGCCGGCCTGTATTGCGCGAGGGGACAGGCGGAAAATCATATAAAAGCCTGGAAATCCCACCTTGCCGCAGACCGGACCTCCTGCACCAAGGCGACGGCCAACCAGTTCCGCCTGTTCCTGCACGCCGGGGCGTACTGGCTGCTGTGGAGCCTGCGCTCGCTGATGCCGAAACGCTCCCGCTGGCGCACGGTGCAATTCGACACCTTGCGGCTGCGCTTGGTGAAGACCGCCGCGCGTATCGTGGAGATGAAGACGCAGATCAAGGTGCACCTGCCGACCAGCGCGCCTGATCAGGCGATCATCCACCTCGCCCTCGGCCGCATGCCCCGGCTCATCTGCTGA
- a CDS encoding benzoate/H(+) symporter BenE family transporter translates to MLGKELAVPASPIRPLGPLRDASWSAILSGLIAVIIGYAGPTVLVFQVAQSAHLTESQIASWLWAYSIASGITSIVASLRFRMPVITAWSTPGVAFLVTGLAGVPFAEAVGAFMVSNLLITLIGAFGLFNRVLQRIPMALAAALNAGILISFGFAIFGALRSEPLLAGAMMAAFLITRRFSSRWAVAVTLLCGTALCVSLGRVDTGGLALIAAVPEWTTPAFSFGSMVSIAIPLTVLALTGQYLPGFAVLKASGYEPPPDSVVRLCGLASILVAPFGCHNVNPSSMIAAIVGSPDTHADPARRYIAAISAGVFYLLFGIFATTFVRLFAALPKEAVAVLAGTALLGAIGGSLETAFRSAKPGSLAPLMVFVTTAAGIPFLGLGAAFWGILVGMAMVHFVEKNG, encoded by the coding sequence ATGCTCGGCAAAGAACTGGCCGTTCCAGCTTCCCCAATCCGCCCGCTCGGGCCTTTGCGCGACGCATCCTGGTCGGCCATTCTGTCAGGGCTGATTGCGGTGATCATTGGTTACGCAGGCCCGACCGTCCTGGTCTTTCAAGTGGCGCAGAGCGCCCATCTCACGGAATCCCAGATTGCGTCTTGGCTGTGGGCCTATTCCATTGCATCGGGGATCACCTCGATCGTCGCCAGCCTGCGCTTCCGCATGCCGGTCATCACTGCATGGTCGACGCCTGGCGTCGCCTTTCTCGTGACCGGCCTCGCTGGCGTCCCGTTCGCAGAGGCGGTCGGCGCCTTCATGGTGTCGAACCTGCTCATCACGCTCATCGGCGCCTTCGGGCTGTTCAACCGGGTTCTTCAACGCATCCCGATGGCGCTGGCGGCGGCACTAAACGCCGGCATCCTGATCTCGTTCGGCTTCGCCATCTTCGGCGCCCTGAGGAGCGAGCCGCTCCTGGCCGGCGCCATGATGGCTGCGTTCCTGATCACCCGCCGCTTTTCATCGCGCTGGGCCGTCGCCGTTACCCTGCTGTGTGGCACCGCGCTGTGCGTCTCGCTCGGGCGTGTCGACACCGGCGGCTTGGCGCTGATTGCGGCGGTGCCGGAGTGGACGACGCCTGCCTTCTCGTTCGGTTCGATGGTCAGCATCGCGATACCGCTGACCGTCCTGGCCCTTACAGGCCAGTATCTGCCGGGATTCGCTGTGCTGAAGGCGTCGGGGTACGAACCGCCGCCCGACAGTGTCGTGCGCCTGTGCGGGCTTGCGTCGATCTTGGTGGCGCCGTTCGGTTGCCACAATGTCAACCCGTCCTCAATGATCGCAGCCATCGTCGGCAGCCCCGACACCCACGCCGACCCGGCCCGGCGTTATATCGCAGCGATCAGCGCCGGCGTGTTCTACCTGCTGTTCGGAATCTTCGCGACCACTTTCGTCCGGCTGTTCGCAGCACTGCCGAAGGAGGCCGTGGCCGTGCTCGCCGGCACGGCCCTGCTGGGCGCCATCGGCGGTTCGCTGGAAACCGCCTTCCGGTCGGCCAAACCAGGCAGTCTGGCGCCGCTCATGGTGTTCGTCACCACCGCGGCAGGCATTCCCTTCCTCGGTCTCGGTGCTGCGTTCTGGGGCATCCTCGTCGGCATGGCGATGGTCCATTTCGTCGAAAAGAACGGTTGA
- a CDS encoding glycosyltransferase family A protein gives MLHLRKELLAAPRGETDADGWQRLAQLQRRIVERHLDGRADYYGPEQCTPLDDAETFAREGRDTFLIIKFMDEAPHIEATLTSLLTQTGVDLNRVVIVAVDNNSTDGSGDIVRATAASVPSAARVVCINQTTPGGGSAARYGVDRSIATIHAMCLFDGQWGRLQSARIAVSDGDTVYHHQLVHGFSEILDKHQDVDGVMPFLTYKFTAALRFFADHRPHDLKVLRAGATAGTVVPVTFRLSDVSAFERLPRAGRRRTAEDAMRLSGDGIDLSVPLDRLDGCGRRYGVIEDPAGAWAYVMDDRTIVLDRAPVSGFDSALLFLENGGVRADEKWRWHSVIGHDLFLLWMFQRMGIPEAVVAPDTSDALKVFRCWSFAIGGQHQLSSPALKIVTGTDYQSGRVQQAVGCRTVLGPATAYTETEIDRLAKMIRNFANRQGVFYGDTRSRGLERASGLYLHMTRIQDQVESEIRGYSEDFFRDVVFPERVLFPLRWLLQNAICLYAAGDRSVQTVVRERVFAQLLGTRGTDQALASTLGDTAMAALAGRSFEDKRDEAESLAEELISGFYPEIMRFYARTLADFLDTQGVVRADYAWLLEDVEHSRNALIEKRTPIDPAVVWAGREFVIDHARGQVVGMQDGGR, from the coding sequence GTGCTCCACCTGCGCAAGGAGCTTTTAGCCGCCCCCAGGGGAGAAACGGATGCGGACGGCTGGCAGCGGCTTGCGCAGCTTCAGCGCCGCATTGTCGAACGCCATCTCGACGGCCGCGCAGACTATTATGGTCCGGAGCAGTGCACCCCGCTCGACGACGCGGAGACCTTCGCCCGCGAAGGCCGCGACACCTTCCTGATCATCAAATTTATGGACGAGGCGCCGCATATCGAAGCGACGCTGACGTCGCTGTTGACCCAGACCGGCGTCGACCTGAACCGCGTCGTCATCGTTGCCGTCGATAACAACTCCACCGACGGTTCGGGCGACATTGTCCGCGCGACCGCCGCGTCGGTCCCGTCGGCTGCGCGTGTCGTCTGCATCAACCAGACGACTCCCGGCGGTGGCAGCGCCGCACGCTACGGCGTGGACCGCTCCATAGCAACGATCCACGCGATGTGCCTGTTCGACGGGCAATGGGGGCGGCTGCAATCGGCCCGCATCGCCGTATCAGATGGCGACACCGTCTACCACCACCAACTTGTCCATGGCTTCAGCGAGATCCTGGACAAGCACCAGGACGTGGACGGCGTGATGCCTTTTCTCACCTACAAATTCACGGCCGCCCTGCGTTTCTTCGCTGATCATCGCCCACATGACCTGAAGGTCCTACGGGCCGGGGCGACCGCCGGCACTGTTGTCCCCGTGACGTTCCGCCTGTCGGACGTCTCTGCCTTCGAACGATTGCCGCGCGCGGGACGGCGCCGCACGGCGGAGGACGCCATGCGACTGAGCGGCGACGGCATCGATCTTTCGGTGCCGCTCGACCGGCTGGACGGCTGCGGCCGCCGCTATGGCGTGATCGAGGATCCGGCCGGTGCCTGGGCTTACGTCATGGACGACAGGACAATCGTTCTCGACCGCGCGCCGGTCTCGGGCTTCGACTCCGCCTTGCTGTTCCTGGAGAATGGGGGGGTGCGGGCCGATGAGAAATGGCGCTGGCACTCCGTCATCGGGCATGACCTGTTCCTGTTGTGGATGTTCCAGCGTATGGGGATCCCCGAGGCGGTGGTGGCGCCCGATACCAGCGACGCGCTGAAGGTGTTCCGCTGCTGGAGCTTCGCTATCGGCGGGCAGCACCAGCTGTCCAGCCCGGCGCTGAAGATCGTGACCGGTACCGACTACCAGTCGGGGCGGGTCCAGCAGGCGGTCGGCTGCCGCACCGTCCTCGGTCCGGCAACCGCCTACACGGAGACCGAGATCGACCGGCTGGCCAAGATGATCCGTAACTTCGCCAACCGCCAGGGCGTGTTCTATGGCGACACGCGCAGCCGCGGGCTGGAGCGAGCAAGCGGCCTCTACCTTCACATGACCCGCATCCAGGATCAGGTTGAGAGCGAAATCCGCGGCTATTCCGAGGATTTCTTCCGTGACGTCGTGTTTCCGGAGCGGGTGCTGTTCCCGCTGCGCTGGCTCTTGCAGAACGCCATCTGCCTCTACGCCGCCGGCGACCGGTCTGTCCAAACCGTGGTGCGGGAGCGGGTGTTCGCGCAGCTGCTCGGTACCCGGGGCACGGACCAAGCGCTCGCCAGCACCCTGGGCGACACGGCAATGGCGGCGCTCGCCGGCCGCAGCTTCGAGGACAAGCGGGACGAGGCGGAAAGCTTGGCTGAAGAGTTGATCAGCGGCTTCTACCCTGAAATCATGCGGTTCTACGCCCGCACGCTGGCGGATTTCCTGGACACGCAGGGGGTTGTCCGCGCGGATTACGCTTGGCTTCTGGAAGACGTGGAGCACAGCCGCAACGCCCTGATCGAAAAGCGGACTCCCATCGACCCAGCCGTGGTTTGGGCCGGGCGCGAGTTCGTCATCGACCATGCCCGCGGGCAGGTCGTCGGTATGCAAGACGGTGGGCGGTGA
- a CDS encoding alpha/beta hydrolase — MEIRRLDLWNGRPPFALGDAEHDHPVLEAYLPSPERRTGTAILSFPGGAYTFLSERSGRRYGEWFAERGVAVFVVKFRLGAHGYDRRAICADGFAALERVHALAGDLGIDRSRIGLVGTSAGGHLAGVMMTGAGRVILDAEGVGRVAPLDLRPAFSVLCYAVLSLTDPIAHKETRRNFLGGLAEDRAMQEAFSPILAVRHGCPRAFIWHTTEDTEVSSRHSLLFADVLERHGVGHELHLYQRGPHALGLALEQGLHWAHDCLRWIENREPPPPV; from the coding sequence ATGGAAATCCGACGCCTTGACCTGTGGAACGGCCGCCCGCCCTTTGCGCTGGGTGACGCCGAGCATGACCATCCGGTTCTGGAAGCCTATCTGCCGTCGCCGGAGCGGCGCACCGGCACCGCAATCCTGTCCTTTCCCGGCGGCGCCTACACCTTCCTGTCGGAGCGGTCCGGACGCCGGTACGGCGAGTGGTTCGCCGAGAGGGGGGTGGCGGTGTTCGTTGTGAAGTTCCGCCTGGGCGCACACGGTTATGACCGGAGAGCCATCTGCGCCGACGGTTTCGCTGCGCTGGAGCGTGTCCATGCGCTGGCGGGGGACCTGGGCATCGACCGGTCGCGCATCGGTCTTGTCGGCACCTCGGCCGGCGGTCATCTGGCCGGGGTGATGATGACCGGAGCCGGCCGCGTGATCCTGGATGCCGAAGGGGTGGGGAGGGTGGCGCCGCTCGACCTCCGCCCGGCCTTTTCCGTGCTTTGCTATGCCGTGCTCAGCCTGACCGACCCGATAGCCCACAAGGAGACGCGCCGCAATTTCCTGGGCGGCCTGGCGGAAGACCGGGCGATGCAGGAGGCGTTCTCACCGATCCTCGCCGTGCGGCACGGCTGTCCGCGCGCCTTCATCTGGCACACCACGGAAGACACCGAAGTGTCCAGCCGGCACAGCCTGTTGTTCGCCGATGTGCTAGAGCGTCACGGGGTGGGGCACGAACTGCATCTCTACCAGCGCGGGCCGCACGCGCTGGGCTTGGCGCTGGAGCAGGGCTTGCACTGGGCGCACGACTGCCTACGCTGGATCGAAAACCGCGAACCGCCGCCGCCCGTCTGA
- a CDS encoding branched-chain amino acid aminotransferase, with protein MTIHIETAPVRKPKPWGQELGFGTFVTDHMFVCDYREGEGWVDHRVVPYGSFTLDPAALVLHYGQALFEGIKAFRQPDGGVAVFRPDRNAERLNTSAARMAMPELPEAMFLDAVRTLLRVEADWVPDAPGASLHLRPVMVANEAALGVRRASRYLFYIILTPVAPYYSPGNPAFRLLATQEFARSADGGAGGAKTSGNYGQTIVALEAARARGYDNLLWLDGARHGLIEEAGITNVFVVTGDTVLTPPLNGRILPGVTRESVMQLIGDWGRPVVEREIPIHELLRGIDDGGVREVFVTGTATVVAPVGSITFRDRTHVLPDGGGESLARRLYDALDGIQRGTRPDPFGWSMAVD; from the coding sequence TTGACCATCCATATCGAAACCGCCCCCGTCCGCAAGCCGAAGCCATGGGGTCAGGAACTGGGCTTCGGCACATTCGTAACCGACCACATGTTCGTATGCGACTATCGCGAAGGGGAAGGGTGGGTTGATCACCGCGTGGTCCCCTATGGGAGTTTCACGCTCGATCCGGCGGCGCTCGTCCTTCATTACGGCCAGGCGCTGTTCGAAGGCATCAAGGCGTTCCGGCAACCCGACGGCGGCGTCGCGGTGTTCCGGCCCGACCGCAACGCCGAGCGCCTGAACACCTCGGCCGCACGCATGGCGATGCCGGAACTGCCGGAGGCGATGTTCCTCGATGCTGTCCGCACCCTGCTGCGCGTCGAGGCCGATTGGGTTCCGGACGCTCCCGGAGCTTCGCTGCATCTCCGCCCCGTCATGGTGGCCAACGAGGCTGCGCTCGGGGTGCGACGCGCGTCGCGCTATCTGTTCTACATCATTCTCACCCCGGTCGCCCCCTACTACAGCCCCGGCAATCCAGCCTTCCGCCTTCTGGCGACGCAGGAGTTCGCCCGTTCCGCGGACGGCGGGGCCGGCGGGGCTAAGACCTCCGGCAATTACGGCCAGACCATCGTCGCGCTGGAGGCGGCGCGTGCCCGTGGCTACGACAACCTGCTCTGGCTAGACGGCGCCCGGCACGGACTGATTGAGGAGGCCGGCATCACCAACGTCTTTGTTGTAACCGGGGATACGGTGCTGACCCCGCCGCTGAACGGCCGTATCCTGCCCGGCGTGACGCGGGAGTCAGTGATGCAGCTTATCGGCGACTGGGGGCGGCCGGTCGTGGAACGTGAAATTCCGATCCATGAACTGCTGCGGGGGATCGACGACGGCGGCGTTCGCGAAGTTTTTGTGACGGGCACCGCGACCGTGGTTGCGCCCGTCGGTTCGATCACCTTCCGCGATCGCACCCACGTGCTGCCCGACGGCGGCGGAGAAAGCCTCGCCCGCCGGCTTTACGACGCGCTCGACGGCATCCAGCGTGGCACGCGGCCCGACCCGTTCGGCTGGTCCATGGCGGTGGACTGA
- a CDS encoding diadenylate cyclase, translated as MTTTAAPLFADPFQARLCDALCQVARDAGQTFTGTGALLCEPATGLPFLPLVLSKPDLKGDLPDVLLRLGHEASPYHDGFHLLSTDFEIEHVSCYLAPPISPEAELISLFGSGSRFATACFASLANGVHCAGVVNKDRSVTIFVQGRILFRSSPADALSRRRQFPVLARCDGGNSKHSGDIR; from the coding sequence ATGACCACCACCGCCGCCCCGCTTTTTGCCGACCCTTTTCAGGCCCGGCTTTGCGACGCGCTGTGTCAGGTGGCGCGCGATGCCGGCCAAACGTTCACTGGAACGGGAGCGCTCCTGTGCGAACCCGCGACCGGGCTGCCCTTTCTGCCTTTGGTCTTGAGCAAACCAGATCTCAAGGGCGACCTACCCGACGTGCTCTTGCGGCTGGGCCACGAGGCAAGCCCGTACCACGACGGCTTCCATCTGCTGTCGACCGACTTCGAGATCGAGCATGTGTCCTGCTATCTTGCTCCTCCGATTTCGCCCGAGGCCGAACTAATCTCCCTCTTCGGTTCCGGCAGCCGCTTCGCCACCGCCTGCTTCGCGTCGCTGGCGAACGGCGTCCATTGCGCGGGCGTCGTGAACAAGGACCGCTCCGTCACGATCTTCGTGCAGGGACGCATCCTGTTCCGCTCCTCACCCGCCGACGCATTGTCCCGCCGACGCCAGTTCCCCGTTCTCGCTCGCTGTGATGGGGGAAATTCCAAGCATTCCGGAGACATCCGATGA
- a CDS encoding nucleotide sugar dehydrogenase, with the protein MSLLDILASRADGLPLVDELALQIERGEATAAIIGLGYVGLPLAQAIAAAGMRVIGFDTDPHRIETLVAGRRCIEHIPAEGITDLIDRGLFEPTGDFTRLDEADIVVVCVPTPLNRHREPDLTCVEQATRDIARSLRRGQLVILESTTYPGTCDEVVRPILEKGGLVHDRDFFLAFSPEREDPGNPDFHTASIPKVVGGGSPDALRLANLFYGKIVVRTVSVSSLRTAEAVKLTENIFRAVNIALVNELKVVYEEMGVDVWEVIEAAKSKPFGYMPFYPGPGLGGHCIPIDPFYLTWKAREYGISTRFIELAGEINTAMPRRVVERAASALDRVKRRGLNGSRVLVIGVAYKKNIDDLRESPALRLIELLEQRGAQVDYHDPHVPAIRWSHEHPGLRPRSSVALSPAELRQYDLALIATDHDDVDYGILARGIDLIVDTRNVCARKNVAPTTLVTA; encoded by the coding sequence ATGAGCCTTCTCGACATCTTGGCCTCCAGGGCCGATGGCCTCCCGCTCGTGGACGAGCTTGCCCTGCAGATAGAGCGCGGCGAGGCCACCGCCGCCATCATCGGCCTGGGCTACGTCGGCCTGCCGCTGGCGCAGGCAATCGCCGCAGCCGGCATGCGCGTGATCGGTTTCGACACCGATCCTCATAGGATTGAGACGCTGGTCGCCGGTCGCCGCTGCATCGAACATATCCCAGCCGAAGGGATCACCGATCTTATCGACCGCGGCCTTTTTGAGCCGACGGGCGACTTCACCCGCCTGGACGAAGCGGACATTGTGGTGGTCTGTGTTCCGACCCCGCTGAACCGCCACCGCGAACCCGACCTGACCTGCGTGGAGCAGGCTACGCGTGACATCGCTCGCAGTCTGCGGCGGGGCCAGCTCGTCATTCTTGAATCCACGACCTATCCGGGAACCTGCGACGAGGTGGTGCGCCCGATCCTGGAGAAGGGCGGTCTGGTCCATGATCGCGACTTCTTCCTGGCCTTTTCCCCGGAGCGGGAGGATCCCGGAAATCCCGACTTCCACACGGCCTCGATCCCGAAGGTGGTCGGTGGCGGTTCGCCCGACGCTCTGCGGCTGGCGAATCTCTTCTACGGGAAGATCGTAGTACGAACCGTGTCCGTGTCCTCGCTGCGCACAGCGGAGGCGGTGAAGCTGACGGAGAATATCTTTCGTGCGGTAAACATCGCGCTCGTGAACGAGTTGAAGGTCGTTTACGAGGAAATGGGCGTGGACGTCTGGGAAGTGATCGAAGCGGCCAAGAGCAAGCCCTTTGGCTACATGCCTTTCTATCCGGGACCGGGATTGGGCGGCCATTGCATTCCGATCGATCCTTTCTACCTGACATGGAAGGCCCGGGAATATGGGATTTCCACCCGGTTCATCGAACTGGCCGGTGAGATAAACACCGCCATGCCACGCCGGGTTGTGGAGCGTGCGGCGTCCGCCCTGGACCGCGTCAAGCGGCGCGGGCTGAACGGCAGCCGCGTGCTTGTCATCGGGGTTGCCTACAAGAAGAACATCGACGATCTGCGCGAAAGCCCGGCATTGCGCCTGATCGAGCTGCTGGAGCAGAGGGGCGCGCAAGTCGATTACCATGATCCACATGTGCCGGCGATCAGATGGTCTCACGAACACCCTGGGCTCCGGCCGCGCAGCTCCGTCGCCTTGAGCCCGGCTGAGCTGCGACAATATGATCTCGCACTGATCGCGACTGATCACGACGATGTGGATTACGGCATTCTGGCCCGCGGTATCGACCTCATCGTCGATACCCGCAACGTTTGCGCTCGCAAGAACGTAGCTCCAACGACCCTGGTGACGGCGTGA
- a CDS encoding malate/lactate/ureidoglycolate dehydrogenase codes for MSAVHIPSAALRRFSAGVLAAMGSSAAEADHVAGSLVDANLCGHDSHGVGLLPLYLSNVKAGFLHPNRAGRVVRDTGAILVVDGEQGYGQTVVFHATELAARRAVTDGLALLAVRNAHHMGRIGAYGEQAAAVGLVWISFVNITGTAPLVAPFGGGESRFGTNPICIAMPRTGADPILLDFATSAIAWNKCRVALNRGEALADGLILDSAGYPTNDPAVMFAQPSGTLLPFGGHKGYGLSFLCELLAGALTGAGTMQPGTPRPGTITNNMLAILIDPDHLGSPGTLVREVEDLVGYVHSTRPAEPGGQVLIPGEPESRMRRHRLAEGVPLDPTTLEQLHGTAQQVGASTEDLHP; via the coding sequence GTGAGTGCAGTCCACATTCCCTCCGCCGCCCTGCGCCGCTTTTCCGCTGGCGTGCTCGCAGCCATGGGCAGTTCGGCGGCGGAGGCCGATCACGTCGCCGGTAGTCTGGTCGATGCGAACCTTTGTGGGCACGACAGCCATGGCGTTGGCCTCCTCCCGCTCTATCTCTCCAACGTGAAGGCTGGTTTCCTCCACCCCAACCGAGCCGGCAGGGTGGTGCGGGACACCGGCGCGATCCTGGTGGTCGATGGCGAACAGGGGTATGGCCAGACGGTCGTCTTCCACGCAACGGAATTGGCTGCCCGGCGCGCGGTCACGGACGGACTGGCCCTGCTGGCGGTCCGCAACGCGCATCACATGGGCCGGATCGGTGCCTACGGCGAACAGGCAGCGGCGGTTGGGCTGGTCTGGATCAGCTTCGTCAACATCACCGGCACGGCGCCCCTGGTGGCGCCGTTCGGCGGCGGTGAATCACGGTTCGGCACCAACCCCATCTGCATCGCCATGCCACGCACCGGTGCCGATCCCATCCTGCTCGATTTCGCGACGAGCGCCATCGCCTGGAACAAATGCCGGGTGGCCCTGAACCGTGGCGAAGCATTGGCAGATGGATTGATTCTCGACTCCGCCGGCTATCCGACCAACGACCCGGCGGTGATGTTCGCGCAGCCTTCCGGTACTTTGCTGCCGTTCGGCGGACACAAGGGATATGGGCTGTCCTTTCTGTGCGAATTGCTGGCTGGCGCGCTTACGGGTGCCGGAACGATGCAGCCGGGCACCCCTCGGCCGGGGACTATCACCAACAACATGCTGGCAATCTTGATCGATCCTGATCATCTCGGCAGTCCCGGCACGCTGGTGCGCGAGGTCGAGGACCTCGTCGGCTATGTACACTCCACCCGGCCGGCGGAGCCCGGCGGGCAGGTGCTGATACCAGGCGAGCCGGAAAGCAGAATGCGCCGTCATCGCCTAGCTGAAGGCGTGCCACTGGATCCGACGACCCTGGAGCAGCTGCACGGCACAGCGCAGCAAGTTGGCGCGAGCACCGAAGACCTTCACCCGTAG
- a CDS encoding IS66-like element accessory protein TnpA has protein sequence MAVQRIEVITGAGGRRTYSAEEKIRLVGEAHGGRGAVVAVARRHGVCTSLIYRWRRQFKSGELSAAAPSFVPVHVLEGPPSAGLLSPTKTPSAPEPAPSAERRAALVEVVLANGRVLRVAEDIAPATLRRLVGALDSP, from the coding sequence GTGGCAGTCCAACGTATCGAGGTCATCACCGGCGCCGGCGGGCGGCGCACCTACTCGGCCGAGGAGAAGATCCGCTTGGTCGGCGAGGCCCACGGCGGGCGCGGCGCCGTCGTCGCGGTGGCCCGCCGCCACGGCGTGTGCACCAGCCTGATCTACCGCTGGCGCCGACAGTTCAAGAGCGGAGAACTGTCTGCCGCGGCGCCCTCCTTCGTGCCGGTTCATGTGTTGGAGGGGCCGCCGTCCGCCGGCCTGCTCTCTCCCACCAAGACGCCGTCGGCGCCGGAGCCGGCACCCTCAGCCGAGCGCCGTGCCGCCCTGGTCGAGGTGGTTCTCGCCAACGGCCGCGTGCTGCGCGTCGCCGAGGATATCGCCCCGGCCACGCTGCGCCGACTGGTCGGCGCGTTGGATTCGCCATGA
- the tnpB gene encoding IS66 family insertion sequence element accessory protein TnpB (TnpB, as the term is used for proteins encoded by IS66 family insertion elements, is considered an accessory protein, since TnpC, encoded by a neighboring gene, is a DDE family transposase.) — protein sequence MISVPAGVRVYLAMGATDMRKGMDGLAMLAQQVLQQDPFAGHLFVFRGRQGHLVKVLYWDGQGFCLFTKRLEKGRFVWPISREGVAVLTPAQLAMLIEGMDWRAPQRTWRPEMAG from the coding sequence ATGATCTCGGTTCCCGCCGGGGTGCGGGTCTATCTGGCGATGGGCGCCACCGACATGCGCAAGGGCATGGACGGGTTGGCCATGCTCGCCCAGCAGGTCCTTCAGCAGGACCCGTTCGCCGGCCATTTGTTTGTTTTCCGGGGTCGGCAAGGTCATCTGGTGAAGGTTCTTTACTGGGATGGCCAGGGCTTCTGCCTGTTCACCAAGCGCCTGGAGAAGGGGCGCTTCGTGTGGCCGATCAGCCGCGAGGGCGTGGCGGTGCTCACTCCGGCCCAGTTGGCGATGCTCATCGAGGGCATGGATTGGCGCGCCCCGCAGCGCACATGGCGCCCGGAGATGGCGGGGTGA